From Oncorhynchus mykiss isolate Arlee chromosome 6, USDA_OmykA_1.1, whole genome shotgun sequence, the proteins below share one genomic window:
- the LOC118964905 gene encoding uncharacterized protein LOC118964905, producing MVSQVMYSVDSDAESRGSSPTESLQTSEPTISDVGNLLSGKSSPRLSPSGTIMATSETSNAAQILKANIDGEEVDTTSHSGVAQNIVRDDMSTSPDMVKDVTLPTPSSDNLGSDDDFTGLISMLVMRILTEIQTPAEDYPVDVTRKSQDLIPKVMEVFCAWSGCSETQAYPENLRIHKVYRVVYKNLLEEFDLEKILQQAVSTQDSSFDRILVKSLSEALLHRCNEALRAASRTERRLVKNPELAEVHNREIHNLVKAGLSQPENEWPTAPRRTAPPQPTEAYELRRSAQCYSISTEPTTALPDLTQSQTLPDLITATNQTSDGVASIPTSLAAETLLQQAQAVSFPEELKALKAGREVAKDSRLLSLAPEYDPILGVIRVGGRLRQAEVLDPDAIHPIIIDSKPLGYLSADIADPDPVTPNMLLMGRRDASLPQAMYADTNLVGRRRWRHSKILADHFWARFIRDYLPSLQHRGKWRREMASLETGQVVMMVDPQLPRASWPVGRITKTMPGTDGRVRSVKNRTYIRPVARLIPLPEMTEDGEQ from the coding sequence ATGGTAAGCCAGGTCATGTACTCTGTGGATTCTGATGCAGAAAGTAGAGGATCCTCTCCAACTGAATCTCTCCAAACATCTGAACCCACTATATCTGATGTAGGCAATCTATTGAGTGGCAAGTCCTCCCCTCGGCTGTCTCCTTCTGGCACCATTATGGCAACAAGCGAGACCTCCAATGCAGCACAAATCTTGAAGGCCAACATTGATGGAGAGGAAGTGGATACCACCAGTCATTCTGGTGTAGCTCAAAACATTGTCAGGGACGATATGTCAACCAGCCCAGACATGGTCAAAGATGTCACACTTCCAACCCCATCCTCTGATAACTTGGGCAGTGATGATGACTTCACcggcctcatcagcatgttagtAATGAGAATTCTAACAGAAATCCAAACCCCAGCAGAAGATTACCCAGTTGACGTCACACGCAAGTCACAAGACCTGATCCCTAAAGTTATGGAGGTcttctgtgcatggtcaggctgctctgagacaCAAGCCTATCCAGAGAACTTGAGGATTCATAAAGTCTACAGAGTAGTCTATAAAAATCTGTTGGAGGAGTTTGACTTGGAGAAAATCCTCCAACAggccgtgtcgactcaggactcTTCATTTGATAGGATTCTTGTCAAGTCTTTGAGTGAAGCGCTTCTCCACAGATGTAATGAGGCATTGAGGGCAGCCTCAAGAACGGAGCGACGcctggtgaagaatcctgagcttgCAGAAGTTCATAACCGAGAGATTCATAACCTTGTGAAGGCAGGCTTGTCCCAACCAGAGAACGAGTGGCCGACAGCCCCCAGGCGTACGGCCCCTCCGCAACCAACTGAAGCTTATGAGTTAAGGAGGTCCGCCCAATGCTACAGCATTTCTACGGAACCAACAACGGCTCTCCCTGACCTAACACAATCCCAAACACTGCCGGATCTGATCACTGCCACAAACCAGACCTCAGATGGGGTGGCTTCTATACCTACCTCCCTCGCGGCAGAGACACTACTCCAGCAAGCACAAGCAGTTAGCTTCCCTGAGGAGTTAAAAGCTCTGAAAGCCGGTAGGGAAGTGGCTAAGGACAGCCGTCTTCTCTCTCTTGCCCCAGAATATGATCCAATCCTTGGAGTGATCAGAGTCGGAGGGAGGCTGCGCCAAGCAGAGGTTTTGGACCCAGATGCTATCCACCCAATTATCATTGACTCCAAACCCTTGGGATATCTCTCTGCAGACATCGCTGACCCCGATCCGGTTACACCGAATATGCTCTTGATGGGACGCCGAGATGCGTCACTTCCTCAAGCCATGTATGCTGATACCAACCTCGTAGGCAGACGCCGGTGGCGACACAGCAAAATCTTAGCTGACCATTTTTGGGCCCGATTCATTCGGGATTACCTACCAAGTCTACAGCACAGAGGGAAATGGCGGAGAGAAATGGCCAGCCTGGAAACTGGccaagtagtaatgatggtggaccCTCAGCTGCCTCGAGCCTCCTGGCCGGTGGGCCGTATAACTAAGACTATGCCTGGGACCGATGGTCGTGTTAGATCAGTGAAGAACCGGACATATATCCGGCCAGTTGCCCGACTAATTCCTCTCCCTGAGATGACAGAGGACGGGGAGCAATGA